In Haloarcula sp. H-GB4, a single genomic region encodes these proteins:
- a CDS encoding sulfite exporter TauE/SafE family protein, translating to MQFGTAGLSSGETAGLAAFVGLGLVGSVHCLGMCGPLVTTYADRLDDGGPVSGHEIRQHALFNAGRTLSYAFVGTVLGAAGSVLYDVAGLARLGTAVRGTVGVFVGLAIITVGLGYLSRGRAVDVARSLPLVGDLFQRLSASLVARVDRWVDGPGMVALGAMHGLLPCPLLYPAFLYAFATGSAFTGGLSLAALGLGTFPLVFAYGTAFGTLSPGHRATLHRALGVVFIALALVPLSNGLAAFGIAIPKPPLPMPWT from the coding sequence ATGCAGTTCGGGACGGCGGGGCTGAGTTCCGGTGAGACGGCCGGCCTCGCAGCGTTCGTTGGACTCGGGCTCGTCGGGAGCGTCCATTGCCTCGGGATGTGTGGACCGCTAGTCACTACCTACGCCGATAGACTTGACGATGGCGGGCCGGTGTCCGGCCACGAAATACGCCAACACGCGCTGTTCAACGCCGGCCGGACGCTGAGCTACGCGTTCGTCGGGACCGTGCTTGGCGCTGCCGGCAGTGTGTTGTACGATGTCGCCGGCCTGGCACGCCTCGGGACCGCTGTCCGGGGGACCGTCGGGGTGTTCGTCGGCCTCGCTATCATCACCGTTGGGCTGGGGTATCTCTCCCGTGGCCGCGCCGTCGATGTGGCCCGGTCGCTCCCGCTAGTCGGGGACCTGTTCCAGCGGCTCTCCGCCTCGCTCGTCGCCAGGGTCGATCGGTGGGTCGACGGCCCGGGGATGGTCGCACTGGGCGCGATGCACGGCTTGCTCCCCTGTCCGCTGCTCTACCCGGCGTTCCTCTACGCGTTTGCGACCGGCTCTGCGTTCACCGGCGGGCTCTCGCTGGCCGCGCTTGGCCTCGGGACGTTTCCGCTAGTGTTCGCCTACGGGACCGCATTCGGCACGCTGTCGCCGGGCCATCGCGCAACGCTACACCGGGCGCTCGGTGTGGTTTTCATCGCGCTGGCGCTCGTCCCGCTATCGAACGGGCTGGCGGCGTTCGGCATCGCCATCCCGAAACCACCCCTGCCGATGCCCTGGACATGA
- a CDS encoding halocyanin domain-containing protein, protein MALSRRQFVGAAAGTAALAATGTATAQEEPDYGGWFDDVSNYDGTADKRGQDTVTITVGAQGNNGAFAFDPPAVMVSPGTEVVWEWSGEGGGHNVVSDGDGPLDSGSAVSEAGTTYSHTFESEGMFKYVCIPHEALGMKGAVVVRPGGSGDGGSGGQQQQGPPENPDYGGWFDNVSNYDGTTVDRTDADSVEISVGAQGNNGAFAFDPPAVRVTPGTEVTWSWTGEGGGHNVVSDGDGPLNSGDPVSEAGTTYSHTFEEMGVYKYVCAPHKTLGMKGAVVVGGPLDGSGSGSGGESGQEGGGIELSGPQWLLSGSVLLAFFSPLLFAVAMRRRQNGRPPQTGEGGELQRATGPEPVEEAAETEPAVELGHDEYDPKGTAALVAFYFVLIGLLWVFMYFVEFLGRVSIMG, encoded by the coding sequence ATGGCGCTGAGTCGGCGACAGTTCGTCGGTGCCGCGGCCGGGACAGCGGCGCTGGCCGCGACCGGCACGGCGACAGCACAGGAGGAACCGGACTACGGCGGCTGGTTCGATGACGTTTCGAACTACGACGGGACCGCCGACAAGCGAGGCCAAGACACCGTTACGATCACCGTCGGCGCGCAGGGGAACAACGGCGCGTTCGCCTTCGACCCGCCCGCAGTAATGGTCAGCCCGGGCACAGAGGTCGTCTGGGAGTGGAGCGGCGAAGGCGGCGGACACAACGTCGTCTCGGACGGTGACGGCCCGCTTGACTCTGGAAGCGCAGTTAGCGAAGCTGGAACGACCTACAGCCACACCTTCGAGTCAGAGGGGATGTTCAAGTACGTCTGCATCCCCCACGAAGCCCTCGGGATGAAAGGTGCAGTCGTCGTTCGGCCCGGTGGCTCCGGTGACGGCGGCTCCGGCGGGCAACAGCAGCAAGGCCCACCCGAGAACCCTGATTACGGCGGCTGGTTCGATAACGTCTCGAACTACGACGGGACGACCGTCGACAGGACCGACGCCGACAGCGTCGAAATCTCGGTCGGTGCACAGGGCAACAACGGCGCGTTCGCCTTCGACCCGCCCGCGGTTCGGGTGACACCCGGAACCGAAGTGACGTGGTCCTGGACCGGCGAAGGCGGCGGCCACAACGTCGTCTCGGACGGTGACGGCCCGCTTAACTCCGGTGACCCAGTCAGCGAAGCGGGGACCACCTACAGCCATACATTCGAAGAGATGGGCGTGTACAAGTACGTCTGCGCCCCCCACAAAACGCTCGGGATGAAGGGCGCTGTCGTTGTCGGTGGCCCGCTCGATGGCAGCGGGAGCGGCAGTGGGGGCGAAAGCGGACAGGAGGGTGGCGGTATCGAACTCTCGGGCCCGCAGTGGCTTCTCTCAGGCTCGGTCCTGCTGGCGTTCTTCTCGCCGCTGCTGTTTGCCGTCGCGATGCGACGCCGCCAGAACGGGCGGCCACCACAGACGGGTGAAGGTGGCGAACTGCAGCGGGCGACCGGCCCGGAGCCGGTTGAAGAGGCTGCAGAAACTGAACCGGCTGTCGAACTGGGCCACGACGAGTACGACCCGAAGGGAACGGCGGCGCTGGTCGCCTTCTACTTCGTATTGATCGGCCTGCTGTGGGTGTTCATGTACTTCGTCGAGTTCCTCGGCCGCGTCTCGATAATGGGTTGA
- a CDS encoding cytochrome c oxidase subunit II: MQVHRFEKIWLGAAILLIVGFIATIAYGSVGVGVGMVDDSGGQISAQAVQNGNTGTQFDDPGVVKTGDDQYTVYVVARQFQFAPGSGDNPIQVPAGANVTFRVTSADVVHGFSVVETNINTMVIPGQVSEVTARFNEPGSYGLICHEYCGAAHHTMGGSVEVVPPEEYDMQQENIDQSAADAQAQEEADQ; the protein is encoded by the coding sequence ATGCAGGTTCATAGATTCGAAAAGATCTGGCTCGGTGCAGCGATACTGCTCATCGTCGGTTTCATTGCGACCATCGCCTACGGATCGGTCGGCGTCGGTGTCGGGATGGTTGACGATTCGGGCGGACAGATAAGTGCGCAAGCGGTACAGAACGGGAACACTGGCACCCAGTTTGACGACCCCGGTGTCGTCAAAACGGGCGACGATCAGTACACCGTGTACGTCGTCGCCCGACAGTTCCAGTTCGCTCCAGGGAGCGGGGACAATCCGATCCAAGTGCCCGCAGGGGCCAACGTAACGTTCAGGGTGACCAGTGCAGACGTGGTCCACGGCTTCTCCGTAGTCGAGACCAACATCAACACGATGGTCATTCCGGGACAGGTCTCAGAAGTCACGGCCCGGTTCAACGAGCCCGGTAGCTACGGTCTTATCTGTCACGAATACTGTGGGGCGGCCCATCACACGATGGGTGGCTCCGTCGAAGTCGTTCCGCCAGAGGAGTACGATATGCAACAGGAGAACATCGACCAGTCCGCAGCTGATGCACAGGCGCAGGAGGAGGCGGATCAGTAA